In Bacillus solimangrovi, a single genomic region encodes these proteins:
- a CDS encoding sensor histidine kinase, with product MNRLEKYFGALKYVVSALLAVLTIFVLFQIVEWIINAQPEWRYTDIFKYLKFVLTTESISVSIMILFVFYSLIFTIIYDKFQLNNIRLAVDKLAKENFDEELNINRNQIITYINQMNKQLSVLIEKEKSAISLKNELISNVSHDLRTPLTSIIGYMDLIQDNKFKDEVELMYYIDIAYEKSLRLNRMVNDLFEFSKVSNKDIKLHYTTFNLIELFQQLATEYSLPLRRSNMDLEINYRDKEMLITADPDKLMRVFENLISNAIKYGKSGHKIDVIIEKEAEFCTVKVKNYGDKIPSYALPYIFDRLFRVEESRSDKTGGSGLGLAIAKGIVNSHHGEIIAFSDDVETVFQVKLPLKEVSNE from the coding sequence ATGAATAGATTAGAGAAGTACTTTGGGGCTCTAAAGTATGTAGTTAGCGCGCTCTTAGCAGTTCTTACTATATTTGTACTATTTCAAATTGTAGAGTGGATAATAAACGCACAACCTGAATGGAGATATACTGATATTTTCAAGTACTTAAAGTTTGTTTTAACGACTGAAAGTATTTCTGTAAGTATAATGATTCTCTTTGTTTTCTATTCATTAATTTTCACAATTATTTATGACAAGTTTCAATTAAATAATATTAGGCTAGCAGTAGACAAATTAGCAAAAGAAAATTTTGATGAAGAATTAAATATAAATAGAAATCAGATTATTACTTACATTAATCAAATGAATAAACAGCTTTCAGTTTTGATTGAAAAAGAGAAAAGTGCGATTAGTTTGAAAAATGAACTAATAAGTAATGTTTCACATGATTTAAGAACACCTTTAACATCAATTATCGGTTATATGGACTTAATACAGGATAATAAATTTAAGGATGAAGTAGAATTAATGTATTACATTGACATTGCTTATGAGAAGTCACTGAGGTTAAACAGAATGGTGAATGATCTGTTTGAATTCTCAAAAGTAAGTAATAAAGACATTAAACTTCATTATACTACGTTTAATTTAATTGAGTTATTTCAGCAGCTTGCAACTGAGTATTCTCTTCCATTAAGACGTTCAAATATGGATTTGGAGATTAATTATCGAGATAAAGAAATGTTGATTACTGCTGATCCAGATAAGCTTATGAGAGTATTTGAGAATTTGATTTCAAATGCGATTAAGTATGGAAAATCAGGTCATAAAATTGATGTCATAATTGAAAAAGAAGCTGAGTTTTGTACAGTTAAAGTTAAGAATTATGGAGATAAGATCCCTTCTTATGCACTTCCTTATATTTTTGATAGGTTATTTCGCGTTGAAGAATCTCGTTCAGACAAAACTGGAGGAAGTGGCTTAGGGTTAGCTATTGCGAAAGGAATTGTAAACTCACATCACGGAGAAATTATCGCTTTTAGTGACGATGTTGAAACAGTGTTCCAAGTAAAATTACCATTAAAAGAGGTAAGTAATGAATAA
- a CDS encoding toxic anion resistance protein: MNKRWDDKQSETNGEELFGESTSQLDELIANPFGDEIDDEQSVVKKREEAPRTIYSQLSEEDQQRARQLAEQIDTKNYQAVLQYGVAAQSNLSKFSHDMLDHVQTKDTGPVGEVINELMSKIQEVNPEEFNGEKKGVLKKLFGSMKQSVNQVLSKYQKIGSQIDRVAVKLDKSRDGLLDDINMLEKLFQRNREYFDALNIYIAAAEGKLQQLQNETIPKMRKEVNQSGDQMMVQEVNDMIQFADRLEKRMHDLKLSRQITMQSAPQIRMIQNMNQALVEKIQSSILTAIPLWKNQVVIALTLFRQQRAVEAQKQVTETTNELLLKNSEMLKVNSIETAKENEKGVVDVETLKKTQSNLMTTLEETLKIQQEGREKRRHAEHQLINMEQELKQKLLELKENEQ, encoded by the coding sequence ATGAATAAACGATGGGACGATAAACAATCTGAAACAAACGGAGAAGAGCTGTTTGGTGAATCAACAAGTCAACTAGATGAATTAATAGCAAACCCGTTCGGAGATGAAATTGATGATGAACAATCAGTTGTGAAGAAACGAGAGGAAGCACCAAGAACAATTTATTCACAATTATCTGAAGAAGACCAACAGCGTGCGAGACAATTAGCTGAGCAAATCGATACGAAAAACTATCAAGCTGTTTTGCAATATGGTGTTGCGGCACAATCGAACTTATCGAAATTTTCACACGATATGTTAGATCACGTACAAACGAAAGATACAGGTCCTGTTGGAGAAGTCATTAATGAGTTGATGAGCAAGATTCAAGAGGTGAACCCTGAAGAGTTTAATGGAGAAAAGAAGGGTGTCTTGAAGAAATTATTCGGTTCCATGAAGCAATCAGTAAATCAAGTATTATCAAAGTATCAAAAGATTGGATCGCAAATTGATCGAGTAGCTGTGAAGCTGGATAAATCACGTGATGGTTTATTGGACGATATTAATATGTTAGAGAAACTATTCCAAAGAAATAGAGAATACTTTGATGCATTGAATATATACATTGCTGCAGCTGAAGGTAAGCTACAACAACTTCAGAACGAAACAATACCAAAAATGAGGAAAGAAGTAAACCAATCTGGCGATCAAATGATGGTGCAAGAAGTGAATGATATGATTCAGTTTGCTGATCGTCTTGAGAAACGAATGCATGACTTAAAGCTAAGTAGGCAAATTACGATGCAAAGTGCACCACAGATACGGATGATTCAAAATATGAATCAAGCACTTGTTGAGAAGATCCAATCATCTATTCTAACAGCTATCCCACTATGGAAAAATCAAGTTGTTATAGCATTAACGTTGTTCAGACAACAACGCGCCGTAGAGGCACAAAAGCAAGTAACTGAAACGACAAATGAACTTCTTTTAAAAAACTCAGAGATGTTGAAGGTTAATTCAATTGAAACAGCAAAAGAGAATGAAAAAGGAGTTGTTGATGTAGAAACATTGAAAAAAACGCAGTCGAACCTTATGACGACCCTTGAAGAAACATTAAAAATTCAGCAAGAAGGAAGAGAAAAGCGTCGTCATGCTGAACATCAATTAATTAATATGGAGCAAGAGTTGAAACAAAAGCTACTAGAGTTAAAAGAAAATGAGCAATAA
- a CDS encoding GNAT family N-acetyltransferase produces MYKLKPFERDDFPTIIEWSGDERFLLQWSGPSLKYPLDENQLEKLLDGANKEGNSESLMYKVIDSHCNEMVGIIALSRLNYKHRTGRIGKVLTSPTMRGKGLGKWMMKEMCRIGFEELSLHRISLGVFDFNEGAIRCYEKVGFQKDGLLREVVQVDGEYWNMFEMSMLEDEWKDQVSKKR; encoded by the coding sequence ATGTACAAGTTAAAACCTTTTGAAAGAGATGATTTTCCAACAATCATAGAATGGAGTGGAGATGAGCGATTCTTACTACAATGGTCTGGACCTAGTTTGAAGTACCCTTTAGATGAAAACCAACTCGAGAAATTATTAGATGGAGCAAATAAAGAAGGTAATTCAGAAAGTCTAATGTATAAAGTGATTGACTCTCATTGCAATGAGATGGTCGGAATTATTGCGCTATCAAGATTAAATTATAAACATCGTACTGGACGCATTGGTAAAGTGCTAACTTCTCCTACAATGAGGGGGAAGGGATTAGGTAAATGGATGATGAAAGAAATGTGCCGCATTGGTTTTGAAGAGTTGTCACTTCATCGTATTAGCCTCGGTGTTTTTGATTTTAATGAAGGTGCAATTCGTTGTTATGAGAAAGTTGGCTTTCAAAAAGATGGTCTATTAAGAGAAGTTGTTCAAGTGGATGGCGAGTATTGGAATATGTTTGAAATGAGTATGCTTGAAGATGAATGGAAAGATCAAGTAAGTAAGAAGAGATAG
- a CDS encoding copper amine oxidase N-terminal domain-containing protein, with protein sequence MNNIKKLVKNTTFTTVLVGGIISSSLLIGESNEAVKVSAAEKGITVTINQTKQQFEQSPLMINGSVVVPLRGIFTALGAEVEWDSKTKTVYAKKDEEDIKLIIGQQTAKVNGASVKLSQPGEIFQGSTYVPLRFVSEALGSEVKWNGSAKRVEIVSSNLPSTKTNVKANTIVKAKTYDDFDQIQYKDYNFIDLMTDSLAVINSMDVSDGMKFKVEGDGFNDEWVVADKDLYAKYGPYALSLVGDPSTASESELKQAKIKADKIIADQDKYNIAGDPWVMLYRKLYLTDYSIDTTGKTFEEVGLELYGDLYYATRYQNEEFPSRGQTYEEAIEKLAANHLNGYNSVEELLESQAYYRLIEETKNLPFDENWLIEEENWYVKKYEKYLKEDK encoded by the coding sequence ATGAACAATATTAAAAAACTAGTAAAAAATACAACCTTTACTACTGTTTTAGTAGGAGGAATAATATCAAGCAGTTTGTTAATTGGAGAGAGTAATGAAGCTGTTAAAGTCTCTGCTGCGGAAAAGGGAATAACAGTCACGATTAATCAAACTAAACAACAATTTGAACAATCTCCATTAATGATAAACGGTAGTGTAGTTGTTCCATTAAGAGGTATATTTACTGCTTTGGGTGCTGAAGTAGAATGGGATAGTAAGACGAAAACAGTGTATGCAAAGAAAGACGAAGAAGACATTAAATTAATTATTGGACAACAGACAGCTAAGGTGAATGGAGCATCAGTTAAACTTTCTCAACCTGGAGAAATTTTTCAAGGTTCAACATATGTTCCACTTCGATTCGTAAGTGAAGCATTAGGATCTGAAGTGAAATGGAATGGAAGTGCAAAACGAGTAGAGATTGTATCATCTAATTTGCCTTCAACAAAAACTAATGTAAAGGCAAATACGATTGTAAAGGCAAAAACTTATGATGATTTTGATCAAATTCAATATAAGGATTACAATTTCATTGACTTGATGACAGATTCACTCGCAGTGATAAACAGCATGGATGTGTCTGACGGTATGAAATTTAAAGTAGAAGGTGATGGTTTCAATGACGAATGGGTAGTAGCAGATAAAGATTTATATGCTAAATACGGTCCTTATGCATTGAGTTTGGTTGGTGATCCATCAACAGCATCAGAGAGTGAACTAAAACAGGCAAAAATTAAAGCAGATAAAATAATTGCAGACCAAGACAAATACAACATAGCAGGAGACCCTTGGGTGATGTTATATAGAAAATTGTATTTAACTGATTATAGCATTGACACAACAGGAAAAACTTTTGAGGAAGTAGGATTAGAACTTTACGGTGACCTATACTATGCAACTAGATATCAAAATGAAGAATTCCCATCTCGTGGGCAAACTTATGAAGAAGCAATCGAGAAACTAGCAGCAAATCATTTAAATGGATATAATTCTGTAGAGGAACTTCTTGAAAGCCAAGCTTATTATAGATTAATCGAAGAAACGAAAAATTTACCTTTTGATGAAAATTGGTTAATAGAGGAAGAAAATTGGTATGTAAAGAAGTATGAAAAATATCTAAAAGAAGATAAGTGA
- a CDS encoding response regulator transcription factor, which yields MMEHILVVDDDKEIVNLIHIYLENEGFKVFKAFNGEEAIDIFKKEEFHLIIIDNMMPKKTGIEVIRDLRENHHIPILMLSAKSEDIDKITGLTVGADDYLTKPFNPLELVARVKTLMRRAYRYQDKNMAQNDEVIQISGLEINKKVHTVKANNQLIQLTAKEFEILYVLATNRGKVFSSENLFQMVWKERYYSSNNTVMVHMSNLREKLERALGHKIIKTIWGVGYKIDDE from the coding sequence ATTATGGAGCATATTCTTGTCGTCGATGACGATAAAGAAATCGTCAATTTAATTCATATTTATTTGGAAAATGAAGGGTTTAAGGTTTTTAAAGCATTTAATGGGGAAGAAGCCATTGATATTTTTAAAAAGGAAGAATTTCATTTAATTATTATAGATAATATGATGCCTAAAAAAACTGGAATAGAAGTAATTAGAGATCTAAGAGAAAACCATCACATACCAATTCTCATGTTAAGCGCAAAGTCAGAAGATATAGATAAAATAACAGGGTTAACAGTGGGTGCAGACGACTATTTGACAAAACCTTTTAACCCTTTAGAATTAGTAGCTCGAGTAAAGACGCTAATGAGACGAGCATATCGATATCAAGATAAAAATATGGCTCAGAATGATGAAGTTATACAAATCAGTGGACTTGAGATAAATAAAAAAGTACATACAGTTAAGGCAAATAACCAACTCATTCAATTAACTGCAAAAGAGTTTGAGATTCTATATGTTTTAGCAACAAATCGAGGGAAAGTATTTAGCTCAGAGAATTTGTTTCAAATGGTTTGGAAAGAGCGATATTACAGTTCGAATAATACTGTAATGGTTCATATGAGTAATCTTCGAGAAAAGTTAGAAAGGGCACTAGGGCATAAGATTATTAAAACGATTTGGGGAGTAGGGTATAAAATCGATGATGAATAG
- a CDS encoding PLP-dependent aminotransferase family protein, whose amino-acid sequence MKYPFAKRVRHLQSSAVRDLLKVVNQNNVISFAGGLPDEKLFPFEAVKESFSRTMESGNKALQYAETEGYGPLRELLVERMKTKGMGQWGTDNILITTGSQQAIDLFSRVFFNPGDIIFTENPTYLAALQVFESYEARIIAVEADEHGMLPEDLNAKMKQYRPKCIYVVPTFSNPAGRVWSQERRELLLRLAKKYHAVIFEDDPYGDIQFHRNETYKPIASMDDGSHVVYTSTFSKTVVPALRTGWIAGPHQVVRIMAQAKQANDLHSNSLSQQMLYHLLRNFDLDTHIQSVVSVYYERLKIMMTQLEKSSLPGLNYIEPKGGMFLWLELEEGINTTEYLEEAVKRGVAYVPGAPFYAGKVKHNTMRLNFTNSTPENIDKGMYLLSTVFDTRQIDKQLPI is encoded by the coding sequence ATGAAATATCCATTTGCAAAACGGGTTAGACATCTACAATCATCAGCTGTTAGAGACTTATTAAAAGTTGTTAATCAAAATAATGTCATCTCATTTGCGGGCGGTTTACCAGACGAGAAGCTCTTTCCATTCGAAGCAGTAAAAGAATCATTTTCAAGAACAATGGAATCAGGGAATAAAGCGTTACAGTATGCTGAGACAGAAGGATATGGTCCATTACGAGAATTGTTAGTTGAACGTATGAAAACAAAAGGGATGGGACAATGGGGTACTGATAATATTCTTATCACAACAGGATCACAGCAGGCAATTGATTTATTCTCACGCGTATTTTTTAATCCTGGTGATATTATTTTCACTGAGAATCCAACGTATCTAGCAGCATTACAAGTATTTGAATCATATGAAGCACGTATTATTGCAGTTGAAGCAGACGAACATGGGATGTTACCAGAGGATCTCAACGCAAAAATGAAGCAGTATCGACCAAAATGCATATATGTAGTTCCAACTTTCTCTAATCCAGCTGGAAGAGTATGGTCCCAAGAGCGTCGTGAATTACTATTGAGGTTAGCTAAAAAATACCATGCAGTTATATTTGAAGATGATCCTTATGGTGATATTCAATTTCATCGTAATGAAACATATAAACCAATAGCATCAATGGATGACGGTAGTCACGTTGTTTATACGAGTACATTCAGTAAGACAGTTGTACCTGCACTGCGCACAGGGTGGATAGCAGGTCCACATCAAGTTGTTCGGATTATGGCACAAGCTAAACAGGCTAACGACTTACACTCTAACTCTCTTTCTCAACAAATGTTATACCACCTTTTACGAAACTTTGATTTGGATACACATATTCAGTCGGTTGTTTCGGTGTACTATGAACGATTAAAAATTATGATGACTCAATTAGAGAAAAGTAGTTTACCTGGTCTTAACTATATTGAGCCAAAAGGAGGTATGTTTCTTTGGCTTGAGTTAGAAGAAGGGATTAACACGACAGAGTATTTAGAGGAGGCAGTGAAACGTGGTGTAGCTTATGTTCCTGGTGCACCTTTTTATGCAGGCAAGGTCAAGCATAATACGATGCGCTTAAACTTTACGAATTCAACACCAGAGAATATAGATAAGGGTATGTATCTATTATCAACAGTATTTGATACACGACAAATTGATAAACAGTTACCAATTTAA
- a CDS encoding biotin transporter BioY → MSSNKPRFRTVDLTLAAMFVALMAIGANITSWAPFLQVANVPLSMQPFFAILAGVLLGSRLGSLSMIVYLLVGIAGAPVFAKFGAGIGVIFGSTGGFLLSYIFAAYAAGKVMERTQKPNKATFYIASFVGIILIYIIGTNFMYASLNIWIGAEMGYLTAWQVMMPFAIKDVVFTALGAAIAPRIYHAIRRSGSLNNLNRTA, encoded by the coding sequence ATGAGTTCAAATAAACCACGATTTAGAACTGTAGACTTAACTTTAGCTGCAATGTTTGTTGCCTTAATGGCAATTGGAGCAAATATAACATCTTGGGCTCCATTTCTTCAGGTTGCAAATGTACCACTTTCGATGCAGCCATTCTTTGCTATTTTAGCTGGAGTATTACTCGGTAGCCGCCTTGGTTCCCTTTCAATGATCGTATACTTATTAGTAGGAATTGCTGGTGCGCCTGTATTCGCCAAGTTTGGCGCTGGAATTGGAGTCATATTTGGAAGCACTGGTGGGTTCTTATTATCTTATATCTTTGCAGCTTATGCTGCTGGGAAAGTGATGGAACGCACACAAAAACCAAATAAAGCTACATTCTATATCGCATCATTTGTTGGTATCATTCTTATCTATATTATCGGTACAAACTTCATGTATGCATCATTAAACATCTGGATTGGTGCTGAAATGGGTTACTTAACAGCTTGGCAAGTTATGATGCCTTTCGCTATTAAAGACGTTGTTTTTACAGCTCTAGGTGCAGCTATAGCACCTCGCATCTATCACGCTATTCGCCGCTCAGGCTCCTTAAACAATTTAAACCGTACAGCATAA
- a CDS encoding 5-bromo-4-chloroindolyl phosphate hydrolysis family protein, with protein sequence MRSFILKIWRGFIGFNVSFLLALVLWLGFDVPWYWVIPSAGISFWLVTMIMAKSSIKKVATQNQLKVQEYQEIQKTLQEAKRMLVILQRHRFKAKSYKLFKSINQIYRYAKNIYEIVQKEPKRFYLANDFFYRYLNSATEIVQRYMFLSSQPVRDVEYIESLTRTENMLQDMEQCLERELKKIVSDDLDNLDLELDVLKQSIERTSTTTK encoded by the coding sequence ATGCGTTCCTTTATCTTGAAAATATGGAGAGGATTTATTGGGTTTAATGTGTCATTTCTTTTAGCACTTGTGTTATGGCTTGGATTCGACGTTCCTTGGTATTGGGTTATACCTTCTGCAGGAATAAGTTTTTGGCTTGTAACGATGATAATGGCAAAGTCATCAATAAAGAAAGTTGCAACTCAAAACCAGTTGAAGGTTCAAGAGTATCAGGAGATTCAAAAAACATTGCAAGAAGCGAAGCGAATGCTCGTTATTTTACAGCGGCATCGTTTCAAAGCTAAATCTTATAAGCTTTTTAAATCTATCAATCAAATATACCGTTATGCAAAGAACATCTATGAAATTGTTCAGAAGGAGCCGAAGCGTTTCTATTTGGCAAATGATTTTTTCTATCGATATCTAAATTCAGCAACTGAAATTGTCCAACGATACATGTTCCTCTCATCTCAACCAGTGCGTGATGTAGAATATATAGAGTCATTAACACGAACAGAAAATATGTTGCAGGATATGGAACAATGTTTGGAGAGAGAGTTGAAAAAAATTGTTTCAGATGATTTAGATAACCTAGACCTAGAATTAGATGTACTTAAACAATCAATTGAGAGGACAAGCACGACGACAAAATGA
- a CDS encoding ABC transporter substrate-binding protein yields MKRIFLLALAVIFVLTGCNAQSAKESNNFENSESQSQHQKENEGNENLNKDELIVGIEKANKPFAYLNEEGELVGIDVDTMEAIADHQGLMIEFKPLVFTDLIPSLQNGEIDIAISGTSLTVSDKTKEQVDFTAPDVYLTTMNIKAAVQENSPINNIEDLKEGDVIVVKEGSIAADVAQLLSERFGAEVRLYDTEEEVLLDLKNGNAQMSFLNAFAVRAIMFENADYEIRLLADDSYKYTDEVMGTSGMTIPTQSIAVKKGDTQLLDQLNEGLRQGNKQGKNKIFKKIFDNYVMDISDMTPEELELLIKIDPYWADYIEE; encoded by the coding sequence ATGAAACGTATATTTCTTTTAGCACTTGCAGTTATATTTGTTTTAACAGGCTGCAATGCGCAATCAGCAAAAGAAAGCAATAACTTTGAAAATAGTGAATCACAAAGTCAACATCAAAAAGAAAACGAAGGCAATGAGAACCTTAATAAGGATGAACTAATCGTTGGTATAGAGAAAGCGAACAAACCATTCGCATATTTAAATGAGGAAGGAGAGTTAGTCGGTATAGACGTAGATACTATGGAGGCTATTGCTGACCATCAAGGATTAATGATTGAATTTAAACCTCTTGTATTTACCGACCTCATTCCTTCATTACAAAACGGAGAGATCGATATTGCTATTTCTGGAACATCATTAACTGTATCGGATAAGACAAAAGAACAGGTTGATTTTACTGCACCAGACGTGTATTTAACTACGATGAATATAAAAGCCGCAGTACAAGAAAATAGTCCTATTAATAATATTGAAGATTTAAAAGAAGGGGATGTAATTGTTGTTAAGGAAGGGAGTATTGCTGCAGATGTAGCTCAACTCCTTTCAGAACGTTTTGGAGCAGAGGTTCGATTGTATGATACAGAAGAGGAAGTATTATTAGATCTTAAAAATGGAAATGCTCAAATGTCATTTCTCAATGCATTTGCAGTCCGAGCGATCATGTTTGAAAATGCAGACTATGAAATAAGACTCTTAGCCGATGATTCTTATAAATACACTGATGAAGTTATGGGAACATCTGGAATGACTATACCTACTCAATCAATCGCAGTTAAAAAGGGAGACACTCAATTATTAGACCAATTAAATGAAGGATTAAGACAAGGAAATAAACAGGGGAAAAATAAAATATTCAAGAAAATTTTCGACAATTATGTTATGGATATATCAGATATGACTCCAGAAGAATTGGAATTATTAATAAAAATTGACCCATATTGGGCTGATTATATAGAAGAATAA
- a CDS encoding DUF5366 family protein, which produces MPGIKNSHYTCYFPLLSIVLLSASFAISTQNKVIDSLQSLGILQALIELFSFNNLRFLLFFGIMLCFFFLLSGLKIIFTTLVQFSCLLFADEKHIEQDRHMEEGRFIYLIGAVLSMVVSQSLLIVCMIFFVTTFVYFVFLVYRMIEHFTLLPLIGFIFANTLSLLIFVLGVGYFTLRIYRLVLESLPI; this is translated from the coding sequence TTGCCAGGGATTAAGAATTCTCATTATACATGCTATTTTCCATTATTATCAATTGTTTTATTGAGTGCTTCATTTGCAATTAGCACTCAGAATAAGGTGATTGATTCACTTCAAAGCTTAGGTATTCTTCAAGCTTTGATAGAGTTATTTTCTTTCAATAACTTACGATTTTTACTCTTTTTTGGAATCATGTTATGTTTTTTCTTTCTTTTAAGCGGATTAAAGATTATCTTTACAACACTAGTACAATTTTCGTGTCTACTCTTTGCGGATGAGAAACATATTGAGCAAGATAGGCATATGGAAGAAGGCAGGTTTATTTATTTAATAGGCGCTGTTCTTTCAATGGTCGTTTCACAATCGTTACTTATTGTATGTATGATTTTCTTCGTAACGACTTTTGTTTATTTTGTTTTTCTTGTATATCGAATGATTGAACACTTTACATTGCTTCCATTGATAGGGTTTATCTTTGCTAACACATTAAGTTTGTTAATATTTGTATTAGGTGTAGGTTACTTCACTTTGCGGATATACAGGCTCGTGTTAGAGAGTTTGCCAATATAA
- a CDS encoding DUF420 domain-containing protein: MEQQHTVKQRNFTPIIVILTIAINSLVAILFFMPKYNGLGDVDLTFLPFLNAVMNSFTFVFLVAALVSIKKKNIKSHTRFVFAALSTTAIFLVSYVTYHALAESTHFGGEGVIKYVYYFILISHILLSIVIVPLVLTSVARGINKQTEKHRKIAKITMPMWLYVSMTGVLVYLMISPYY; encoded by the coding sequence ATGGAACAACAACATACGGTGAAACAACGGAATTTCACACCAATTATTGTTATACTTACAATCGCAATTAATTCATTAGTCGCGATCCTATTCTTTATGCCGAAATATAATGGTCTAGGTGATGTTGATTTAACCTTTTTACCTTTTTTGAATGCGGTGATGAATAGTTTTACGTTTGTATTTTTAGTGGCAGCACTTGTTTCAATTAAGAAAAAAAATATAAAAAGCCACACACGTTTTGTTTTTGCTGCATTAAGTACAACAGCGATCTTCTTAGTTTCGTATGTAACGTATCATGCGTTAGCTGAATCTACACATTTTGGAGGAGAAGGTGTTATAAAGTATGTATATTACTTTATATTAATTTCTCACATCTTATTATCAATAGTAATCGTGCCGCTTGTTTTAACGTCTGTAGCACGTGGAATAAATAAGCAAACAGAAAAGCATCGAAAAATTGCTAAGATTACGATGCCAATGTGGTTATACGTAAGTATGACAGGGGTTCTTGTTTATCTCATGATTTCTCCATATTATTAA
- a CDS encoding 3-hydroxyacyl-CoA dehydrogenase, with the protein MEMSKCIAFVTGGASGLGEATVRNVVANGGKAIVADLAEERGKALEAELGDQALFIKTDVTSEESVQYALSEAIDKFGMVNAVVNCAGIAIAQKVIGRKGTHGLDAFSKVLHVNLTGTFNVIRLAGHVMQQNEPNKEGERGVIVNTASVAAYDGQIGQAAYSASKGGIVGMTLPIAREYASFGVRVMTIAPGLFHTPMFDTLPEAAKVALGAMTPFPKRLGYPQEYAHLVKSIVENPMLNGEVIRLDGAIRMQPK; encoded by the coding sequence ATGGAAATGAGTAAATGTATTGCTTTTGTAACAGGAGGAGCTTCAGGTCTTGGTGAAGCTACAGTGCGTAACGTTGTTGCTAATGGAGGAAAGGCAATCGTGGCAGATTTAGCTGAGGAGAGAGGGAAGGCATTAGAAGCAGAATTGGGTGACCAAGCACTTTTTATTAAAACAGATGTGACAAGTGAAGAAAGTGTCCAATATGCATTATCAGAAGCAATCGATAAGTTCGGCATGGTGAATGCAGTTGTAAACTGTGCAGGCATTGCGATAGCACAAAAAGTAATTGGTCGAAAAGGCACACATGGTTTAGATGCTTTTTCGAAAGTTTTACACGTTAATTTGACAGGTACATTTAATGTAATTCGCTTGGCGGGACATGTGATGCAACAAAATGAGCCGAATAAAGAAGGTGAGCGTGGTGTTATTGTAAATACCGCATCAGTAGCAGCATATGATGGCCAAATCGGTCAAGCTGCATACAGTGCTTCAAAAGGTGGCATCGTAGGTATGACTTTGCCAATTGCTCGTGAGTATGCATCATTTGGTGTACGTGTGATGACGATCGCACCTGGTCTATTTCATACGCCAATGTTTGATACATTACCTGAAGCAGCTAAAGTTGCGCTCGGTGCGATGACACCGTTCCCAAAACGTCTAGGTTATCCACAAGAATATGCACATTTAGTTAAGAGTATTGTCGAAAATCCAATGTTAAATGGTGAAGTAATACGCCTTGATGGTGCGATACGGATGCAACCGAAGTAA